A stretch of Canis lupus baileyi chromosome 7, mCanLup2.hap1, whole genome shotgun sequence DNA encodes these proteins:
- the FANCE gene encoding Fanconi anemia group E protein isoform X2, with product MAVSGAAPAPAEGADSAPWAQLEAPAQLLLRALQAGPDGARRGLGLLRALASRGGEPFGWGRILEALCREEPVVEGPDCRLELKPLLLRLPPLCQRNLMSLLMAVRPLLPENGLLPVLQIAQQNQSPDPDAWLWVLGELLRRDLNGGVSTEGVSVLSKSCQGRLQGLCRRLGQGGRRLKLLQVPEPEEEEEEDKEDRDAQQPGKRRKGREEGPTSPEGECAPKKFRCLEGEEEEGQEEERCEPESLEPLADGGDALPIKNQSVRAKPSEAGQSLEAAKDLPECLELPKPVQDQVPRLQQLLKTLGEGLEGALPVELQLLHECSPSQVDLLCAQLQLPQLSDPALLQLCTWLLSLSPDLSLSNATVLTKSLFLRRILSLTSSASRLLMTALTAFCAKYAYPVCRALLGPVLQAPGTGPAQTELLCCLMKEEALEPDAQVLMLGQILELPWKEETFLVLQSLLERQVVDLTFLCLSLPICKRRMMIIPATQGQGDVEMDN from the exons aTGGCGGTCTCGGGGGCGGCACCCGCTCCGGCGGAGGGCGCAGACTCGGCGCCCTGGGCACAGCTGGAGGCCCCCGCCCAGCTCCTGCTGCGGGCGCTGCAGGCGGGGCCGGACGGAGCGCGGCGCGGCCTGGGGCTGCTGCGGGCGCTGGCCAGTCGCGGCGGGGAGCCCTTCGGTTGGGGCCGCATCCTCGAGGCGCTGTGCCGGGAGGAGCCCGTCGTGGAGGGCCCGGACTGTCGCCTGGAGCT GAAGCCACTGCTGCTGCGCTTGCCCCCGTTATGCCAGAGGAATCTGATGTCCCTGCTGATGGCTGTTCGGCCATTGTTGCCTGAAAATGGACTACTCCCTGTGCTGCAGATTGCACAACAAAACCAAAGCCCTGACCCTGATGCCTGGCTCTGGGTCCTGGGGGAATTGCTGCGGAGGGATTTGAACGGTGGGGTATCGACTGAGGGCGTGTCTGTGCTGTCTAAGAGCTGCCAGGGACGGCTCCAAGGCCTGTGTAGGCGGCtgggccagggaggcaggaggctgaaGTTGCTCCAGGTTCCAGAgcctgaagaggaagaagaggaggacaaggaggacaGGGACGCTCAGCAACCTGGGAAACGCAGAAAGGGGCGAGAGGAAGGACCTACCAGTCCTGAGGGCGAGTGTGCCCCCAAAAAGTTCCGATGtttggaaggggaagaggaagaaggtcAGGAGGAGGAGAGATGTGAACCTGAATCTTTGGAACCCCTGGCAGATGGAGGAGATGCCCTACCCATTAAGAACCAGAGTGTCAGGGCCAAGCCCAGTGAGGCTGGTCAGAGTCTGGAGGCTGCTAAGGACCTACCTGAGTGTTTGGAGTTGCCCAAACCTGTCCAG GACCAGGTTCCCAGACTGCAGCAGCTGCTCAAGACGTTGGGGGAG GGGTTGGAGGGTGCCCTGCCGGTTGAGCTACAGCTTCTCCATGAATGCAGTCCCAGCCAG GTGGACCTGCTGTGTGCCCAGCTGCAGCTCCCACAGCTCTCCGATCCAGCTCTCCTGCAGCTCTGCACCTGGCTTCTGTCCCTTTCCCCAGATCTCAGCCTCAGCAATGCTACTGTTCTGACCAAGAGCCTCTTTCTTAGACGG ATTCTCTCCCTGACTTCCTCAGCCTCCCGCCTGCTCATGACTGCGCTGACCGCCTTCTGTGCCAAGTATGCCTATCCTGTCTGCAGAGCCCTCCTTGGCCCTGTGCTCCAGGCCCCGGGAACAG GTCCAGCTCAAACAGAGTTACTGTGTTGCCTTATGAAGGAAGAGGCCCTGGAGCCAGACGCACAGGTTCTGATGCTGGG ACAGATCTTAGAGCTGCCCTGGAAGGAGGAGACTTTCTTGGTGTTGCAGTCACTCCTGGAACGGCAG GTGGTTGACCTAACCTTTttatgcctcagtctccccatctgcaaAAGGAGAATGATGATCATACCTGCCACACAAGGCCAGGGTGATGTTGAAATGGATAATTAG
- the FANCE gene encoding Fanconi anemia group E protein isoform X3 has translation MTSSPEESHREEQRCDARKPLLLRLPPLCQRNLMSLLMAVRPLLPENGLLPVLQIAQQNQSPDPDAWLWVLGELLRRDLNGGVSTEGVSVLSKSCQGRLQGLCRRLGQGGRRLKLLQVPEPEEEEEEDKEDRDAQQPGKRRKGREEGPTSPEGECAPKKFRCLEGEEEEGQEEERCEPESLEPLADGGDALPIKNQSVRAKPSEAGQSLEAAKDLPECLELPKPVQDQVPRLQQLLKTLGEGLEGALPVELQLLHECSPSQVDLLCAQLQLPQLSDPALLQLCTWLLSLSPDLSLSNATVLTKSLFLRRILSLTSSASRLLMTALTAFCAKYAYPVCRALLGPVLQAPGTGPAQTELLCCLMKEEALEPDAQVLMLGQILELPWKEETFLVLQSLLERQVEITPEKFSVLMEKLCREGPAATTSMAYAKLMLTVMTKYQASITEIQRLGLATALELNTTFLRKSLQAALRHLGP, from the exons ATGACAAGCAGCCCTGAGGAATCACATAGAGAGGAGCAGAGGTGTGATGCCAG GAAGCCACTGCTGCTGCGCTTGCCCCCGTTATGCCAGAGGAATCTGATGTCCCTGCTGATGGCTGTTCGGCCATTGTTGCCTGAAAATGGACTACTCCCTGTGCTGCAGATTGCACAACAAAACCAAAGCCCTGACCCTGATGCCTGGCTCTGGGTCCTGGGGGAATTGCTGCGGAGGGATTTGAACGGTGGGGTATCGACTGAGGGCGTGTCTGTGCTGTCTAAGAGCTGCCAGGGACGGCTCCAAGGCCTGTGTAGGCGGCtgggccagggaggcaggaggctgaaGTTGCTCCAGGTTCCAGAgcctgaagaggaagaagaggaggacaaggaggacaGGGACGCTCAGCAACCTGGGAAACGCAGAAAGGGGCGAGAGGAAGGACCTACCAGTCCTGAGGGCGAGTGTGCCCCCAAAAAGTTCCGATGtttggaaggggaagaggaagaaggtcAGGAGGAGGAGAGATGTGAACCTGAATCTTTGGAACCCCTGGCAGATGGAGGAGATGCCCTACCCATTAAGAACCAGAGTGTCAGGGCCAAGCCCAGTGAGGCTGGTCAGAGTCTGGAGGCTGCTAAGGACCTACCTGAGTGTTTGGAGTTGCCCAAACCTGTCCAG GACCAGGTTCCCAGACTGCAGCAGCTGCTCAAGACGTTGGGGGAG GGGTTGGAGGGTGCCCTGCCGGTTGAGCTACAGCTTCTCCATGAATGCAGTCCCAGCCAG GTGGACCTGCTGTGTGCCCAGCTGCAGCTCCCACAGCTCTCCGATCCAGCTCTCCTGCAGCTCTGCACCTGGCTTCTGTCCCTTTCCCCAGATCTCAGCCTCAGCAATGCTACTGTTCTGACCAAGAGCCTCTTTCTTAGACGG ATTCTCTCCCTGACTTCCTCAGCCTCCCGCCTGCTCATGACTGCGCTGACCGCCTTCTGTGCCAAGTATGCCTATCCTGTCTGCAGAGCCCTCCTTGGCCCTGTGCTCCAGGCCCCGGGAACAG GTCCAGCTCAAACAGAGTTACTGTGTTGCCTTATGAAGGAAGAGGCCCTGGAGCCAGACGCACAGGTTCTGATGCTGGG ACAGATCTTAGAGCTGCCCTGGAAGGAGGAGACTTTCTTGGTGTTGCAGTCACTCCTGGAACGGCAG GTGGAGATAACTCCCGAGAAGTTCAGTGTGTTGATGGAGAAGCTCTGTAGAGAGGGGCCAGCAGCCACCACTTCCATGGCCTATGCCAAGCTCATGCTGACAGTGATGACCAAGTATCAGGCCAGT atCACTGAGATCCAGAGGCTGGGCCTGGCCACAGCCCTAGAGCTCAATACCACTTTCCTGAGGAAGTCCCTGCAGGCCGCCCTGAGACATCTGGGCCCCTGA
- the FANCE gene encoding Fanconi anemia group E protein isoform X1, with amino-acid sequence MAVSGAAPAPAEGADSAPWAQLEAPAQLLLRALQAGPDGARRGLGLLRALASRGGEPFGWGRILEALCREEPVVEGPDCRLELKPLLLRLPPLCQRNLMSLLMAVRPLLPENGLLPVLQIAQQNQSPDPDAWLWVLGELLRRDLNGGVSTEGVSVLSKSCQGRLQGLCRRLGQGGRRLKLLQVPEPEEEEEEDKEDRDAQQPGKRRKGREEGPTSPEGECAPKKFRCLEGEEEEGQEEERCEPESLEPLADGGDALPIKNQSVRAKPSEAGQSLEAAKDLPECLELPKPVQDQVPRLQQLLKTLGEGLEGALPVELQLLHECSPSQVDLLCAQLQLPQLSDPALLQLCTWLLSLSPDLSLSNATVLTKSLFLRRILSLTSSASRLLMTALTAFCAKYAYPVCRALLGPVLQAPGTGPAQTELLCCLMKEEALEPDAQVLMLGQILELPWKEETFLVLQSLLERQVEITPEKFSVLMEKLCREGPAATTSMAYAKLMLTVMTKYQASITEIQRLGLATALELNTTFLRKSLQAALRHLGP; translated from the exons aTGGCGGTCTCGGGGGCGGCACCCGCTCCGGCGGAGGGCGCAGACTCGGCGCCCTGGGCACAGCTGGAGGCCCCCGCCCAGCTCCTGCTGCGGGCGCTGCAGGCGGGGCCGGACGGAGCGCGGCGCGGCCTGGGGCTGCTGCGGGCGCTGGCCAGTCGCGGCGGGGAGCCCTTCGGTTGGGGCCGCATCCTCGAGGCGCTGTGCCGGGAGGAGCCCGTCGTGGAGGGCCCGGACTGTCGCCTGGAGCT GAAGCCACTGCTGCTGCGCTTGCCCCCGTTATGCCAGAGGAATCTGATGTCCCTGCTGATGGCTGTTCGGCCATTGTTGCCTGAAAATGGACTACTCCCTGTGCTGCAGATTGCACAACAAAACCAAAGCCCTGACCCTGATGCCTGGCTCTGGGTCCTGGGGGAATTGCTGCGGAGGGATTTGAACGGTGGGGTATCGACTGAGGGCGTGTCTGTGCTGTCTAAGAGCTGCCAGGGACGGCTCCAAGGCCTGTGTAGGCGGCtgggccagggaggcaggaggctgaaGTTGCTCCAGGTTCCAGAgcctgaagaggaagaagaggaggacaaggaggacaGGGACGCTCAGCAACCTGGGAAACGCAGAAAGGGGCGAGAGGAAGGACCTACCAGTCCTGAGGGCGAGTGTGCCCCCAAAAAGTTCCGATGtttggaaggggaagaggaagaaggtcAGGAGGAGGAGAGATGTGAACCTGAATCTTTGGAACCCCTGGCAGATGGAGGAGATGCCCTACCCATTAAGAACCAGAGTGTCAGGGCCAAGCCCAGTGAGGCTGGTCAGAGTCTGGAGGCTGCTAAGGACCTACCTGAGTGTTTGGAGTTGCCCAAACCTGTCCAG GACCAGGTTCCCAGACTGCAGCAGCTGCTCAAGACGTTGGGGGAG GGGTTGGAGGGTGCCCTGCCGGTTGAGCTACAGCTTCTCCATGAATGCAGTCCCAGCCAG GTGGACCTGCTGTGTGCCCAGCTGCAGCTCCCACAGCTCTCCGATCCAGCTCTCCTGCAGCTCTGCACCTGGCTTCTGTCCCTTTCCCCAGATCTCAGCCTCAGCAATGCTACTGTTCTGACCAAGAGCCTCTTTCTTAGACGG ATTCTCTCCCTGACTTCCTCAGCCTCCCGCCTGCTCATGACTGCGCTGACCGCCTTCTGTGCCAAGTATGCCTATCCTGTCTGCAGAGCCCTCCTTGGCCCTGTGCTCCAGGCCCCGGGAACAG GTCCAGCTCAAACAGAGTTACTGTGTTGCCTTATGAAGGAAGAGGCCCTGGAGCCAGACGCACAGGTTCTGATGCTGGG ACAGATCTTAGAGCTGCCCTGGAAGGAGGAGACTTTCTTGGTGTTGCAGTCACTCCTGGAACGGCAG GTGGAGATAACTCCCGAGAAGTTCAGTGTGTTGATGGAGAAGCTCTGTAGAGAGGGGCCAGCAGCCACCACTTCCATGGCCTATGCCAAGCTCATGCTGACAGTGATGACCAAGTATCAGGCCAGT atCACTGAGATCCAGAGGCTGGGCCTGGCCACAGCCCTAGAGCTCAATACCACTTTCCTGAGGAAGTCCCTGCAGGCCGCCCTGAGACATCTGGGCCCCTGA